GCGGGTTCCGCTGGGCGCCGACCGGCGACGCCAAGACCCCCTGGGCCGAGACGATCGACAAGATTTGCCGCGCCCGGCTCGAGCCGCGCTGGCCCCCCGGCGACAAGGCCGGCTATCACCCCTACAGCAGTTGGTACATCCTGGGCGAGTTGATCCGCCGGATCGATGGTCGGATGCCCGACCTGTACGCCCGGCAAGAGATTTTCGAGCCGCTCGGCATGCGCGACTGTTGGCTGTCGTTGGCGCCGGCGCAAGTGGCCGAGTACGGCGGCCGGATCGCGCCGATGTATGTGACCGAGAAAACGCCCGACACGCTCCATTTGTGGAGCGCGCCGACGGCGCTTGGGCATTGCGCTCCGGGCGCGACGGGGCGCGGGCCGATGGGCGAATTGGCCGCGTTTTACGAAATGTTGCTCGGTGGCGGACAACGCAACGGCGCTCGGGTCTTGCAACCGGACACGGTCGAGCAAATGATCAGTCGGCAGCGGCTCGGCATGTTCGACGAGACTTTTCAGCAAACGATCGACTGGGGCTGGGGTGTGATCGTCAACTCGCGACGCTACGGCGACGACATTCCGTACGGCTATGGTCGCTACGCTTCGGCGGGGACGTTTGGCCACAGCGGCAACCAGTCATCGGTCGGCATGGCCGATCCGCAAGAGGCGCTGGTCATCGCGTTGGCGTTTAACGGCATGCCCGGCGAGGCGAAACACCAACTGCGCGTGCGCGCCGTGCTGGATGCGGTGTATTTGGATCTGGGGTTGGGGCACTAGTGAACGCAGTGATAAGCACCAATGTCCAAGGACCAATGACCAAGAGCTTGATCCCATTGGACATTGGTTCTTGGTCATTGGGACTTAGTTCTTACATTCGAGAATAGGTCACAATATGAACTCCACGCTCCTCCTGTTCCTAGTTTTGCAGTTCGCACCTGAGTTACCGGCCCCGTCGGGCGAAACGATCGTCGCGCCGGACGCCCGTTGGGAAGTGCTCTTCACGCGCAGCGCGCCGATCAAGGGGGGCCTGACCGAAGGGCCGGCTGCCGCGCCGGATGGCAGCATCTACTTCTCGGATATTCCGGTCGGGACCGATCGCGGCATGATCCTCCGCTTTAACCCAACGACGAATAAAACCACCGTCTTTGCCGCCGACAGCCACAAGTCGAATGGCCTGGCGTTCGACAAGGCCGGCAATCTGTGGGCCTGTGAAGGTGCCGATTACGGCGGGCGGTGCGTGTCGCGCTGGAACACCACGACCGGCGAGCGCTTGGTGGTCGCCGAGCGGTTCAACGGCCGGCGGTTCAACGCCCCGAATGATTTGTGCGTCGACCGGCAAGGGCGCGTCTACTTCACCGATCCCAAGTATCTCGGTACTGAATCGCGCGAACTGGAATACCGCGCGGTCTATCGCTTGGACGACGAGGGACAAGTTGTCGAAGTGACGCACGACGTAGCGAAGCCCAATGGCATCGCGCTGAGCCCTGACGGCCGCCGATTGTACGTGGCCGATCATGACAACGGCACTGACCAGATCGACCCGGCGGCCGCCGCGCCGAAGCCGGGCGTGATGAAGATCCACGCTTTCACGCTCGACGAGAAGACGGGCCTGCCGACGAAGCGCGAGACGTTGCACGACTTCGCCCCCGACAAGGGTTGCGACGGCATGACGGTTGACGCGGCGGGCAACTTGTACCTGACCTGGCGCAGCAACAAGACCCCCGGCGTGTTGGTCCTTGATCCGTCGGGCAAGCGGGTTGGGTTCTTGCCGACCGGGCCGGAGAACACCTCGGGCAAGGATCCGGTCGGCCTGCCGAGCAACGTCGAGTTTGGTCGCGGCGACGAGGCCAATGTCATGTACTGCACGGTCGATCTGAGCTTGTATCGCATTCGATTGAAGACCTGCGGCTACCGGCCGGATGAGAATCCGTAGTCGGTGCGAAGTGAAGCGCCCTAACCCTTCTCCCCCCGGGAGAAGGTGGCGGCGCAAGCCGCCGGATGAGGGTCACGCGTCAGGCTGATCGACTGATGGCGTGACGGGAACCCTCACCCGGCCTTCGGCCACCCTCTCTCGGAGGGAGAGGGGTTGATGCTGACCGCGTGAAGAGCGGAAGCGCAGAGGAGCGGCGAGCGCGTGACCAACACCTACGAAACCATCGTCATTGGCACCGGCGCGGTTGGCAGCGCCGCGCTCGCCGTGTTGGCCCGCCGCGGGGTGCGTGTTCTCGGGCTCGATCGCTTTCCGCCGGCGCACGATCGGGGGAGCTCGCATGGCCAGACGCGGATCATTCGCCAAGCCTACTTCGAACACCCCGACTATGTACCGCTGACGCAGCGCGCGTTCGCGGCCTGGCACGAGTTGGAACAGCGGCGCGGCGTCTCGCTCTACCAGCAATCCGGCCTGCTGCAGGTTGGTCCGCCGCAAGGGGAGGTGGTGGCCGGCGTGTTGGCCAGCGCGCGGTTGCACGGGCTAGAGGTCGACCAGTTCGACGCCGCCACGATCCGGCAGAAGTTTTCCGGCTTTGTGGTGAACGACCCCTGGGTTGGCGTCTTCGAGCGGCGGGCCGGCTTCTTGCGAGTCGAAAGCTGCGTGCAGACGATGCTCGACGCCGCCGTGGCCGACGGAGCGACGCTGCAAACCGGCGAGTCGGTCGTGGCCTGGCAGGCTACCGACAAGCGGGTCACCGTGCAGACCGACCGAGGCGAATACCAGGCCGCGCGGTTGATCATCGCGGCCGGCGCGTGGGCCAGCCAGGTGTTGGCCGACTTGAAGCTGCCCCTCACCGTTCGGCGCAAGCCGCAGCTCTGGTTCGCGCCCCGGGGGGATCAGTTCACCGTCGAGCGGGGCATGCCGTGTTATCTGTTCGACACGCCGGCGGGCATTTTCTATGGCTTTCCGCAACTGGGCCCCGAAGGGATGAAAGTGGCCGAGCATACCGGCGGCGCGATCGTCGCCGACCCGCTGACGGTCGATCGGAGCTTGCACGTCGAGGAAGTCGAGCGCGTGCGAGACTTCCTGCGCGAGCACTTGCCGGCGGCGGCGGGAGATTGCACGCGGCAAGCAGTCTGCATGTACACGCTGACCCCCGACGCGCACTTTGTGATCGATCGTCACCCTGGGCATGCGAACGTGTCGTTCGCGGCTGGCTTGTCGGGGCACGGCTTCAAGTTCGCCCCGGTGCTGGGAGAAGCGGTGGCCGATCTGGCGCTGGAAGGGAAGACAGAGCTGCCGATCGGGTTCTTGAGCATGTCGCGCTTTGGCAGGTGATCGGCCGTAGGTCAGGCCTTGGCCTGACGAAGTGGTGCGCACCGTATTGTCAGGCCAAGGCCTGACCTACACCCTGTATTGACTCATACGCCCCGCGCACGCCGTCATTCCCGCGCAGGCGGGAATCTGGAGTGAAGTCTTTCCACTAGATTCCCGCCTGCGCGGGAATGACGGTATACCTACCGAATGGAATGGTACAGGGTACCTGACCTACCAGAAGGAAGGCTCGATCACCCATGCACGCGGCACAAGGCATTCGTAAACTGCACATGCTGGCGGCGGTCGCCTGACAACGGTTCGCTGGTCAGCAGCACCGCGTAGCAATCGCGATCAGGATCGACCCAGACCATCGTGCCGGTCGAGCCCCAATGGCCGTATGCCGACGGCGACAAC
The Planctomycetota bacterium DNA segment above includes these coding regions:
- a CDS encoding beta-lactamase family protein; translated protein: MSFGDENQGRLPRAVSAIEQGRVAGLHRGAQLYVSLAGLTVANLALGERAPSQPMTDDTLLLWMSACKPVMAVALLQQVELERCTLDDRVARYIPEFAQEGKEPITLRHLLTHTGGFRWAPTGDAKTPWAETIDKICRARLEPRWPPGDKAGYHPYSSWYILGELIRRIDGRMPDLYARQEIFEPLGMRDCWLSLAPAQVAEYGGRIAPMYVTEKTPDTLHLWSAPTALGHCAPGATGRGPMGELAAFYEMLLGGGQRNGARVLQPDTVEQMISRQRLGMFDETFQQTIDWGWGVIVNSRRYGDDIPYGYGRYASAGTFGHSGNQSSVGMADPQEALVIALAFNGMPGEAKHQLRVRAVLDAVYLDLGLGH
- a CDS encoding SMP-30/gluconolactonase/LRE family protein, encoding MNSTLLLFLVLQFAPELPAPSGETIVAPDARWEVLFTRSAPIKGGLTEGPAAAPDGSIYFSDIPVGTDRGMILRFNPTTNKTTVFAADSHKSNGLAFDKAGNLWACEGADYGGRCVSRWNTTTGERLVVAERFNGRRFNAPNDLCVDRQGRVYFTDPKYLGTESRELEYRAVYRLDDEGQVVEVTHDVAKPNGIALSPDGRRLYVADHDNGTDQIDPAAAAPKPGVMKIHAFTLDEKTGLPTKRETLHDFAPDKGCDGMTVDAAGNLYLTWRSNKTPGVLVLDPSGKRVGFLPTGPENTSGKDPVGLPSNVEFGRGDEANVMYCTVDLSLYRIRLKTCGYRPDENP
- the solA gene encoding N-methyl-L-tryptophan oxidase, whose translation is MTNTYETIVIGTGAVGSAALAVLARRGVRVLGLDRFPPAHDRGSSHGQTRIIRQAYFEHPDYVPLTQRAFAAWHELEQRRGVSLYQQSGLLQVGPPQGEVVAGVLASARLHGLEVDQFDAATIRQKFSGFVVNDPWVGVFERRAGFLRVESCVQTMLDAAVADGATLQTGESVVAWQATDKRVTVQTDRGEYQAARLIIAAGAWASQVLADLKLPLTVRRKPQLWFAPRGDQFTVERGMPCYLFDTPAGIFYGFPQLGPEGMKVAEHTGGAIVADPLTVDRSLHVEEVERVRDFLREHLPAAAGDCTRQAVCMYTLTPDAHFVIDRHPGHANVSFAAGLSGHGFKFAPVLGEAVADLALEGKTELPIGFLSMSRFGR